The Corynebacterium suranareeae genome window below encodes:
- the hisI gene encoding phosphoribosyl-AMP cyclohydrolase yields the protein MGDNPKDFKLDWDVEKRLKLNDAGLVPAIVQAEGTKEVLMMAWMDTHALAYTLATRQGTYFSRSRNEYWIKGLTSGNVQEVTGVALDCDGDTVLLTVKQTGGACHTGAHTCFDNDVLL from the coding sequence ATGGGGGATAATCCGAAAGATTTTAAGCTGGATTGGGACGTCGAAAAGCGTTTAAAGCTTAACGACGCCGGCCTCGTGCCGGCAATCGTGCAGGCGGAAGGCACCAAGGAAGTCCTCATGATGGCCTGGATGGATACCCACGCACTTGCGTATACACTGGCGACACGGCAGGGAACTTATTTTTCCCGTTCGCGCAATGAATACTGGATCAAAGGTTTAACCTCTGGAAACGTCCAAGAAGTAACAGGCGTTGCCCTCGACTGTGATGGCGATACTGTTCTTCTGACCGTGAAACAAACTGGGGGAGCCTGCCACACTGGTGCCCACACATGTTTCGACAATGACGTTTTGCTGTAA
- the lgt gene encoding prolipoprotein diacylglyceryl transferase: MTLAAIPSPPQGVWYLGPIPIRAYAMCIIAGIIVAIWLTRKRYAARGGNPEMVLDVAIVAVPAGIIGGRIYHVITDNQKYFCDTCNPVDALKITNGGLGIWGAVILGGLAVAAYFRYKKLPLAPFADAVAPGVILAQGIGRLGNWFNQELYGAETTVPWALEIYYRVDENGKFSPVSGTSTGEIMATVHPTFLYELLWNLLIFALLMWADKRFKLGHGRVFALYVAGYTLGRFWIEQMRVDEATLIGGIRINTIVSAVVFAGAVIVFFILKKGRETPEVVDPTYFQAQAQSGEDGDKTVAVAGKDDDSETPPRR, from the coding sequence ATGACCTTGGCCGCTATTCCATCTCCACCGCAAGGTGTGTGGTACTTGGGTCCTATTCCCATTAGGGCTTATGCAATGTGCATTATCGCTGGCATCATTGTTGCCATTTGGCTTACTCGAAAGCGGTACGCTGCGCGTGGCGGAAACCCTGAAATGGTACTTGATGTTGCGATCGTTGCTGTTCCTGCGGGAATCATTGGCGGCCGTATTTATCACGTAATAACTGATAACCAAAAGTATTTCTGCGATACCTGTAATCCGGTTGATGCTCTAAAAATTACCAATGGTGGACTGGGTATCTGGGGTGCTGTCATTCTTGGTGGCTTGGCTGTAGCAGCATATTTCCGATACAAGAAACTTCCCCTGGCACCATTTGCAGATGCGGTGGCACCCGGTGTTATTTTGGCTCAAGGAATAGGTCGCCTTGGAAACTGGTTTAACCAGGAACTGTATGGTGCTGAAACCACAGTGCCTTGGGCTTTGGAAATTTACTACCGTGTAGATGAAAACGGAAAATTCTCACCGGTGTCAGGAACTTCTACCGGTGAAATCATGGCAACCGTGCACCCAACTTTCCTGTATGAATTGCTCTGGAACCTACTGATCTTCGCCTTGTTGATGTGGGCGGACAAACGCTTTAAACTCGGCCACGGTCGGGTCTTTGCACTTTATGTTGCGGGCTATACCTTGGGCCGTTTCTGGATTGAACAGATGAGGGTGGATGAGGCGACTCTCATTGGAGGCATCCGTATCAACACCATTGTTTCTGCAGTGGTTTTCGCCGGTGCAGTTATCGTGTTCTTCATTTTGAAAAAGGGTAGAGAAACCCCGGAAGTTGTTGATCCCACTTATTTTCAAGCTCAAGCGCAAAGTGGAGAAGATGGCGACAAAACGGTTGCTGTAGCAGGAAAAGATGACGATAGTGAAACGCCACCTAGGCGATAG
- the pyk gene encoding pyruvate kinase has protein sequence MDRRTKIVCTLGPAVASAEGILRLVEDGMDVARLNFSHGDHPDHEQNYKWVREATEKTGRAVGILADLQGPKIRLGRFTDGATVWENGETVRITVDDVEGTHDRVSTTYKNLAKDAKPGDRLLVDDGKVGLVCVAVEGNDVICEVVEGGPVSNNKGVSLPGMDISVPALSEKDIRDLRFALKLGVDFIALSFVRSPADAELVHKIMDEEGRRVPVIAKLEKPEAVASLEPIVLAFDAIMVARGDLGVEVPLEEVPLVQKRAIQIARENAKPVIVATQMLDSMIENSRPTRAEASDVANAVLDGADAVMLSGETSVGKDPHNVVRTMARIVRFAETDGRVPDLTHIPRTKRGVISYSARDIAERLNARALVAFTTSGDTAKRLARLHSHLPLLVFTPNQAVRSELALTWGATTFLCPPVSDTDDMMREVDRALLAMPEYNKGDMMVVVAGSPPGVTGNTNMIHVHLLGDDTRIAKP, from the coding sequence GTGGATAGACGAACTAAGATTGTATGTACCCTAGGCCCAGCCGTGGCTAGTGCAGAAGGAATTCTGCGTTTGGTAGAAGATGGCATGGATGTTGCTCGCCTCAACTTCTCCCACGGCGATCACCCAGACCATGAGCAAAACTACAAGTGGGTTCGTGAGGCAACAGAAAAGACCGGCCGTGCAGTCGGTATTCTCGCTGACCTCCAAGGACCAAAGATCCGTCTTGGCCGTTTCACTGACGGCGCAACCGTGTGGGAGAACGGTGAAACTGTTCGAATCACCGTCGACGACGTAGAAGGAACACACGACCGTGTGTCCACCACCTACAAAAACCTCGCTAAAGATGCCAAGCCAGGCGACCGTCTGCTGGTTGATGATGGCAAGGTGGGACTCGTTTGCGTTGCAGTAGAAGGCAACGACGTTATCTGTGAAGTCGTTGAAGGTGGACCAGTTTCGAATAACAAGGGCGTATCTCTGCCTGGCATGGATATCTCTGTTCCTGCATTGTCTGAAAAAGACATCCGCGACCTGCGCTTCGCGTTGAAGCTGGGCGTTGACTTCATTGCACTGTCCTTTGTGCGTTCCCCGGCCGACGCGGAACTAGTTCACAAGATCATGGATGAAGAAGGCCGTCGTGTCCCTGTCATCGCCAAGCTGGAGAAGCCAGAGGCCGTCGCATCCCTGGAGCCAATTGTTCTAGCATTCGATGCCATCATGGTTGCACGTGGTGACCTTGGTGTTGAGGTTCCACTGGAAGAAGTTCCACTGGTGCAAAAGCGCGCAATCCAAATTGCTCGTGAAAACGCAAAGCCAGTGATCGTGGCAACCCAGATGCTGGACTCAATGATTGAGAACTCCCGCCCAACCCGTGCAGAAGCCTCCGACGTGGCTAATGCCGTACTTGACGGTGCAGATGCAGTCATGCTGTCCGGTGAAACATCCGTGGGTAAGGATCCTCACAACGTTGTTCGCACAATGGCTCGAATTGTGCGCTTCGCAGAGACTGATGGTCGCGTTCCCGACCTGACTCACATTCCACGCACCAAGCGTGGCGTGATTTCCTACTCTGCACGCGATATCGCAGAGCGCCTCAACGCACGAGCGCTAGTAGCGTTTACCACTTCTGGTGACACTGCTAAGCGTTTGGCACGTTTGCACAGCCATCTTCCGCTATTGGTGTTTACTCCAAACCAGGCCGTTCGTTCAGAGTTGGCACTGACATGGGGCGCAACCACATTCCTGTGCCCACCAGTCAGTGATACTGACGACATGATGCGTGAAGTTGACCGTGCGCTTTTGGCCATGCCGGAGTACAACAAGGGCGACATGATGGTTGTTGTTGCAGGTTCACCTCCTGGAGTAACCGGTAATACCAACATGATTCACGTTCACCTCTTGGGTGATGATACGAGGATCGCAAAGCCTTAA
- a CDS encoding beta/alpha barrel domain-containing protein encodes MVATENRMLMEIAAEISAREATLGFQEVKTKSRSAGLTAAFDIASVFFSSGCNVVVAFDRFTSNWSDHSDHVDYAAQVASFGASMLAYTVRRGHFDSAARDIKDIKTEVDIPILLHDPIIDPYQIHEARVMGIDALQLPVWAMEQARLESLVDRTESLGMTAIVSVRNHEEAHRAVDAGASVVAIDITGYTGTLSLPEAFSGICKFMPKEVARIALGGCSTAKELMAFARYSADAIFVPHTELATAKSLVTAGMHPACPSR; translated from the coding sequence ATGGTTGCAACAGAGAACCGCATGCTGATGGAAATAGCTGCGGAAATTTCCGCTCGAGAAGCAACGCTTGGTTTCCAAGAAGTGAAAACTAAATCTCGTTCTGCAGGTCTAACGGCGGCTTTCGATATTGCTTCAGTCTTTTTCTCATCTGGATGTAATGTTGTAGTCGCCTTTGATCGTTTCACATCAAACTGGTCGGACCATTCAGATCATGTGGATTATGCTGCGCAGGTGGCAAGTTTTGGTGCATCTATGCTTGCCTACACCGTGCGTAGAGGGCATTTTGATTCCGCGGCACGCGATATTAAAGATATTAAAACTGAAGTAGATATTCCGATTTTGCTTCACGATCCAATTATTGATCCTTATCAAATCCACGAAGCACGCGTCATGGGTATTGATGCTCTTCAGCTGCCCGTGTGGGCGATGGAACAGGCACGCTTGGAATCACTCGTTGATCGCACAGAATCTTTAGGGATGACAGCCATTGTTTCGGTGCGCAACCATGAAGAGGCACATCGTGCGGTTGATGCAGGTGCATCCGTAGTAGCGATCGATATCACTGGTTATACCGGAACGCTTTCTTTGCCTGAAGCGTTTTCAGGAATTTGTAAGTTCATGCCAAAAGAAGTTGCTCGCATTGCATTGGGTGGCTGTAGCACTGCAAAAGAATTAATGGCTTTCGCGCGGTATTCAGCAGACGCCATTTTTGTGCCGCATACAGAGTTGGCAACGGCTAAATCTCTGGTGACCGCAGGTATGCATCCAGCGTGCCCATCGAGGTAG
- a CDS encoding TIGR02234 family membrane protein: MKPRVLSALGIGAGALVVWISSRMNWITIEAFDDKSGSVTQSIVGATWSTEIMALALALLAAFAAALVLRSFGRRIVGGIAALIAIGASLSPLSLLTQDPDAERARTLLTSGVANQKANSGTLLSDWAEITNITAHPLAAVVAMIGCALALVGGIVLAMRPGEDTAKSNQYERKQARAEKIHTDLEQEPDSGRVMWDALDEDIDFTEKGSKSKESPGHS; encoded by the coding sequence ATGAAGCCACGCGTGCTGTCAGCCTTAGGAATTGGAGCTGGCGCCCTGGTTGTCTGGATCAGCTCACGCATGAACTGGATCACCATCGAGGCTTTCGATGACAAATCAGGAAGTGTTACCCAATCAATCGTGGGTGCAACCTGGTCAACAGAAATCATGGCGTTGGCTCTTGCGCTGCTTGCGGCATTCGCTGCTGCCTTGGTGTTACGCAGTTTTGGTCGGCGTATCGTCGGTGGTATCGCAGCGCTGATCGCCATCGGAGCAAGTCTGTCACCACTTTCATTGCTTACCCAAGATCCAGATGCTGAGCGTGCGCGCACGCTGCTGACATCAGGTGTGGCAAATCAAAAAGCTAACTCAGGTACATTGCTGTCAGATTGGGCAGAAATTACCAATATCACTGCTCATCCGTTGGCAGCCGTGGTGGCCATGATTGGTTGTGCCTTGGCGCTTGTTGGTGGCATTGTCCTTGCAATGCGTCCAGGAGAAGACACCGCTAAGAGCAATCAGTATGAACGCAAACAGGCTCGTGCGGAAAAAATCCACACCGATTTAGAGCAAGAGCCAGACTCAGGACGTGTGATGTGGGACGCACTTGATGAAGACATCGACTTCACTGAGAAGGGTTCAAAATCAAAAGAATCACCAGGTCATAGCTAG
- a CDS encoding VOC family protein — MPLLEQSINSATFMDAVSLRVGDLEGMSSYYSAILSLEPMEEKVHGKEVHRVLGRNGTPLLRLISTPGLPAVDPRQAGLYHTAFLFDTQASLAATVYRAAQEPRSRFVGSSDHLVSEAFYFTDPEGNGIELYVDRPRSAWKYADNGDVRMDTIYLDPNQYLQSHLTETILNNTAILPASIGHVHLQVGNVERAREFYVDKIGFDATTSIPNALFASAGGYHHHVAMNTWNSAGAGPRAATLGLADVAVIVPGREDLDMLVERLKGQDFSDNGTSVTTLDPWGTHITVSLPGVSTDELLNR; from the coding sequence ATGCCACTTCTTGAACAAAGCATTAACAGCGCTACTTTCATGGACGCAGTTAGCCTGCGTGTAGGAGACCTCGAAGGGATGTCCAGCTACTACTCGGCCATTCTTTCTTTGGAGCCAATGGAGGAAAAAGTCCATGGCAAGGAAGTCCACCGAGTACTTGGCCGCAATGGCACCCCACTTCTTCGACTGATCTCCACACCTGGTCTTCCAGCAGTTGATCCACGTCAAGCTGGCCTTTACCACACTGCATTCCTCTTTGACACCCAAGCAAGCTTGGCGGCTACCGTATACCGCGCGGCACAGGAGCCACGCTCCCGCTTTGTGGGATCTTCTGATCACTTAGTGTCTGAAGCTTTTTACTTCACCGACCCAGAAGGTAATGGCATTGAGCTTTATGTCGATCGCCCTCGCAGTGCATGGAAATATGCAGATAACGGTGACGTACGCATGGACACTATCTACCTTGACCCAAACCAATACCTGCAGAGTCACTTAACTGAAACCATTTTGAACAACACTGCCATTTTGCCGGCCAGCATCGGCCACGTTCACCTGCAGGTGGGAAACGTAGAAAGAGCACGTGAATTCTACGTGGACAAGATCGGTTTTGATGCCACCACTTCAATCCCTAATGCACTTTTCGCCTCTGCAGGCGGATACCACCACCATGTGGCAATGAACACGTGGAACTCCGCTGGTGCAGGCCCTCGTGCAGCAACCCTAGGCCTTGCAGATGTGGCAGTTATTGTTCCAGGTAGGGAAGACCTTGACATGTTGGTTGAGCGCCTAAAGGGGCAGGATTTTTCCGACAACGGAACCTCAGTAACCACCCTGGATCCGTGGGGAACGCACATTACGGTGTCACTTCCAGGTGTTTCTACCGATGAACTTCTAAATCGTTAG